In Arachis hypogaea cultivar Tifrunner chromosome 17, arahy.Tifrunner.gnm2.J5K5, whole genome shotgun sequence, a single window of DNA contains:
- the LOC112764199 gene encoding protein OCTOPUS-like yields the protein MTSKPHRLSSCHRHPTIPVNSFCASCLRERLKGIQSPSSSPSPHSHPPPHLRRTKSFSANRHHTSTSASLQPRRRSCEVRARSTLSDLFTIDGGKGNLVQKTHLDSEYLGFEIRKEEHNGEEAVRVCDPRDNEKPEETKTMKEFIDLEIRNKKNGARDLKSFWGAASAFSEKLRKWKWKHKLKKRRSFGGNGNRNGNGNGVVDFNVMRFVQEPKGRKYRETQSEIGEYCSGRRSCDTDPRFSIDAGRVSVDNYARLSCDSRLYVDEGRISVDNNSQFPDAYRRLLVDTGRISVDSDLQAKFDASWDGKQCERLSPVDRVLIEGNSIAGSSPAPTPGGSAEAKGYYKGRRSFDRSSSRRRQSTAEVNELRMLSNAKVSPATNELFYGAKLLGSEKKDLDLGNGNVKSLSDFKGECVMGSASKDDDLNNDVNGAGTGNHKGSKKDHKWRRVWSKFGSIVQRREEDKVKLNVQGSESVSQKLSRSYSVSCRNQCSMAGLISSLGGTETKGNINVLNGRQDFMVQRNRSVRHSPSPNNLDNGLLRFYLTPLKSYRRSKSGKSSSLKDLQQISRSVF from the coding sequence ATGACTTCCAAACCTCACCGCCTTTCCTCTTGTCACCGTCACCCTACCATTCCCGTCAACAGCTTCTGCGCCTCCTGCCTCCGCGAACGCCTCAAAGGAATCCAATCCCCCTCCTCCTCCCCTTCCCCCCATTCCCATCCTCCGCCCCACCTCCGCCGTACCAAGTCCTTCTCCGCCAACCGTCACCACACTTCCACATCCGCCTCTCTCCAGCCCCGCCGCCGCTCCTGCGAGGTCCGCGCCCGGAGCACACTCTCGGATCTCTTCACCATCGATGGCGGCAAGGGGAACCTGGTTCAGAAGACTCACCTCGATTCGGAGTATTTAGGTTTTGAAATACGAAAAGAGGAACACAATGGAGAAGAAGCGGTTCGGGTTTGCGACCCAAGGGACAACGAAAAACCCGAAGAAACGAAGACGATGAAGGAGTTCATAGATCTCGAGATTCGGAACAAGAAGAACGGAGCTAGAGACTTGAAGAGTTTCTGGGGAGCTGCTTCTGCCTTCAGTGAGAAATTAAGGAAGTGGAAATGGAAGCACAAGTTGAAGAAACGACGCAGTTTTGGCGGTAACGgtaacagaaatggaaatggaaatggtGTTGTTGATTTTAATGTTATGCGGTTTGTTCAGGAGCCTAAAGGGAGGAAATATAGGGAAACTCAATCTGAAATTGGAGAATACTGTTCCGGGAGAAGATCTTGTGACACTGATCCAAGGTTCTCTATTGATGCAGGCCGAGTGTCAGTGGATAATTATGCTCGCCTCTCGTGCGATTCGAGGTTATATGTTGACGAAGGTAGAATCTCAGTGGATAATAATTCACAGTTTCCAGATGCCTACAGAAGGTTATTGGTTGACACGGGCCGAATCTCAGTGGATAGTGATTTGCAAGCTAAGTTTGATGCATCTTGGGATGGAAAACAATGTGAGAGGCTTTCCCCAGTAGACAGGGTTCTAATTGAAGGGAACAGCATTGCTGGTTCCAGTCCTGCTCCTACTCCCGGTGGGTCAGCTGAGGCCAAGGGTTACTACAAGGGTAGGAGGAGTTTCGATAGGTCGAGCTCTCGTAGGAGACAATCAACGGCAGAGGTTAATGAATTGAGAATGTTATCCAATGCAAAGgtatcccctgccaccaatgAGTTGTTCTATGGTGCCAAGTTACTCGGCAGTGAGAAGAAAGATTTGGATTTGGGGAATGGAAATGTGAAATCCTTGAGTGACTTTAAAGGTGAATGTGTGATGGGTTCTGCATCCAAGGATGATGACCTTAATAATGATGTCAATGGGGCTGGCACTGGCAATCATAAGGGTTCCAAGAAGGACCACAAATGGCGTCGAGTGTGGAGCAAGTTCGGCTCAATCGTGCAGAGGAGGGAAGAAGACAAGGTGAAACTTAATGTGCAAGGTAGTGAGAGTGTTAGCCAGAAGCTTTCTCGAAGCTATAGTGTAAGTTGTAGAAACCAATGTAGCATGGCTGGTTTGATTAGCAGCTTGGGGGGTACCGAGACTAAAGGGAACATAAATGTGTTGAATGGAAGACAAGATTTTATGGTTCAGAGGAACCGCAGTGTTCGGCACTCGCCGTCGCCGAATAATCTTGACAATGGCTTGTTAAGGTTCTATTTGACACCTTTGAAGAGCTATAGAAGAAGCAAGTCTGGCAAGAGTAGTAGCCTCAAGGATTTGCAACAAATATCCAGAAGTGTATTCTAA
- the LOC140180553 gene encoding uncharacterized protein yields MKSKTLCIDFIVVDVASAYNALIGKTTLNRLGAVVSTAHFCMKFPTSEGIATIRGDQKLARKCYNETRAKEELRPHPGEKTEEVQIGQEVKKNTNIGANIRVELKQELIKLLRENSDLFAWKASDMPGIDPELMSHRLAVYSGSRPIQHRRRKLGTKRAQVVEEQVHALLEAEFIREVKYLAWLENVVLVKK; encoded by the coding sequence ATGAAGTCTAAAACTCTATGCATCGACTTCATTGTTGTTGATGTAGCTTCCGCTTATAATGCTCTGATAGGTAAAACGACTTTAAATCGGCTCGGAGCGGTTGTTTCTACCGCTCATTTCTGCATGAAGTTCCCGACGTCAGAAGGGATTGCTACTATCAGGGGAGATCAGAAGTTGGCAAGGAAGTGTTACAATGAAACCCGAGCGAAAGAAGAATTACGACCACATCCCGGAGAGAAGACAGAAGAAGTCCAGATTGGACAAGAGGTAAAAAAAAACACCAACATAGGAGCTAACATAAGGGTAGAGCTGAAACAAGAGCTCATAAAACTCCTACGAGAAAATtctgacctcttcgcctggaaagcttccgacatgcccggAATAGATCCCGAGCTTATGTCGCACAGGTTGGCCGTCTATTCAGGATCCCGACCTATCCAGCATAGGAGACGAAAGCTCGGGACAAAGCGAGCTCAGGTGGTCGAAGAACAAGTACATGCCCTGCTAGAGGCTGAATTTATCAGGGAAGTCAAGTACCTGGCCTGGCTGGAAAATGTGGTGTTGGTCAAGAAATAG
- the LOC112767444 gene encoding LOW QUALITY PROTEIN: uncharacterized protein (The sequence of the model RefSeq protein was modified relative to this genomic sequence to represent the inferred CDS: substituted 2 bases at 2 genomic stop codons) translates to MRKEDTVKLISTEGFEFFVYKEAAMVSQTIHNMLTSPGSFAERQHDEVTFLEISTTILEKICXYFYCHLXFRKGKETEFPIESELTLELMMAANYLYT, encoded by the exons ATGAGGAAGGAAGATACAGTGAAGCTGATTAGCACTGAGGGTTTCGAATTCTTTGTTTATAAGGAAGCTGCTATGGTTTCACAGACCATACACAACATGCTTACCTCTCCAG GGAGTTTTGCTGAGAGGCAGCACGACGAGGTTACCTTCCTTGAGATCAGCACCACCATTCTTGAGAAGATTTGCTAGTATTTTTACTGCCATCTCTAATTC agaaaagggaaggaa ACAGAGTTTCCTATTGAATCTGAATTAACTTTGGAGCTAATGATGGCTGCTAATTACCTCTATACATGA
- the LOC112764200 gene encoding uncharacterized protein: MVRKRFQAQEPKTGLYYAQNFLKKIGLGKENYYFWKQIGKALLCTYAIAGAVWLYNETSPLGWWTLKPRPKEEWELAHLYEYRQFPYPGDEEAMQEFIANGGMIGTTIGPKGTIETDKDALNYQKQLQDKKFEQEALKMWMRMRNEVIGELQEQGFDLE; encoded by the exons ATGGTTCGGAAGCGATTTCAGGCACAGGAACCCAAAACAG GTCTATACTATGCTCAGAACTTCCTAAAGAAAATTGGGTTAGGAAAAGAGAACTATTACTTCTGGAAACAAATCGGTAAGGCTTTGCTTTGCACCTACGCAATTGCAGGCGCAGTGTGGCTATACAACGAGACATCGCCACTAGGGTGGTGGACGCTGAAGCCACGACCAAAAGAAGAGTGGGAACTAGCTCACTTGTATGAGTACCGACAGTTCCCATACCCCGGAGATGAGGAAGCAATGCAGGAGTTCATTGCAAATGGTGGAATGATTGGAACAACCATTGGTCCTAAAGGGACTATTGAGACTGATAAGGATGCATTGAATTACCAGAAACAGTTACAGGACAAGAAGTTTGAGCAAGAAGCTCTGAAAATGTGGATGAGGATGAGGAATGAGGTCATTGGTGAGCTTCAGGAACAAGGCTTTGATTTAGAATGA